From one Marmota flaviventris isolate mMarFla1 chromosome 1, mMarFla1.hap1, whole genome shotgun sequence genomic stretch:
- the LOC114107519 gene encoding olfactory receptor 7G2-like, with the protein MKARNMSISSEFLLLGLTDDPALQPLIFSLFLSMYLVTILGNLLIILAVSSDPHLHTPMYFFLSNLSLADICISTTTIPQMLVNIQRKSKTISYTGCLTQVCFVLIFAGSENFLLAAMAYDRYAAICHPLRYTAIMNPHLCVLLVLVSLSISTVDALLHSLMVLRLSFCSDLEIPHFFCELDQVITLACSDTLINNLLIYVTAGIFAGVPLSGIIFSYLHIVSSVLRMPSPGGVYKAFSTCGSHLSVVCLFYGTIFGVYISSAVTDSQRKAAVASVMYSVVPQMLNPFIYSLRNRDMKGALRKLLGGVTSLL; encoded by the coding sequence ATGAAAGCCAGAAACATGTCCATTTCCTCAGAATTCCTTCTCCTGGGACTGACAGATgacccagccctgcagcccctcATCTTTAGcctgttcctgtccatgtacctggtcaccaTCCTGGGGAACCTGCTTATCATCCTGGCCGTCAGCTCTgacccccacctccacacccccatgtacttcttcctctccaacctgtccttggcCGACATCTGCATCAGCACAACCACGATCCCCCagatgctggtgaacatccagAGAAAGAGCAAGACCATCAGTTACACAGGCTGCCTCACCCAGGTCTGCTTTGTCCTGATCTTTGCTGGATCGGAGAACTTTCTCCTTGCAGCAATGGCTTATGACCGTTACGCAGCCATCTGCCATCCCCTCAGGTACACGGCCATCATGAACCCCCACCTGTGTGTCCTGCTGGTTCTGGTCTCCTTGTCCATCAGCACGGTGGACGCCCTGCTGCACAGTCTGATGGTGCTGAGGCTGTCCTTCTGCTCAGACCTGGAGATCCcccacttcttctgtgaacttGATCAGGTCATCACCCTGGCCTGTTCTGACACCCTTATCAATAACCTCCTGATATATGTCACAGCCGGGATATTTGCTGGTGTTCCCCTCTCTGGAATCATCTTCTCTTACCTTCACATTGTGTCCTCTGTCTTGAGAATGCCATCACCAGGAGGAGTGTATAAAGCCTTTTCCACCTGTGGCTCTCACCTGTCTGTTGTCTGCTTATTCTATGGGACAATTTTTGGGGTGTACATTAGCTCTGCAGTGACTGACTCACAGAGAAAAGCTGCAGTGGCCTCAGTGATGTACTCTGTGGTCCCTCAGATGCTGAACCCCTttatctacagcctgaggaacagggacatgAAGGGGGCCTTGAGGAAGCTCCTGGGTGGGGTCACTTCTCTTCTGTGA
- the LOC114107524 gene encoding olfactory receptor 7G2-like has protein sequence MESRNHTAISEFLLLGLTEDPALQPLLFSLFLSMYLVTILGNLLIILAVSSDPHLHTPMYFFLCSLSFNDICLSTSTIPKMLSDIHTQHQSITYTACLSQTCFVIVFAVLENFLLAVMAYDRYVAICHPLAYTTIMKPTLCALLLLISLSISTVDAVFNTLMILRLSFCTDLEIPNFFCELPQIISLACSDTLIDDNLIYVETCIFGGFPLSGIIFSYVNIVSSVLRMPSSGGKHKAFSTCGSHLSVVSLFYGTAFGVYISSVVTDSPRKTAVASVMYTVVPSMLNPFIYSLRNRDMKEALRKLISRVASLL, from the coding sequence ATGGAATCCAGAAACCACACAGCTATTTCAGAATTCCTTCTCCTGGGACTGACAGAGgacccagccctgcagcccctcctcttcagcctgttcctgtccatgtacctggttaCCATcctggggaacctgctcatcatcctggctgtcagctctgacccccacctccacacccccatgtacttcttcctctgcaGTCTGTCTTTCAATGACATCTGTTTAAGTACAAGCACCATCCCCAAGATGCTGTCAGATATCCACACCCAGCACCAGAGTATCACCTACACAGCCTGCCTCTCCCAGACCTGCTTTGTCATAGTTTTTGCTGTCTTGGAAAATTTTCTCCTTgcagtgatggcctatgaccgctatgtggccatttgcCACCCCCTGGCTTATACAACCATAATGAAACCCACCCTCTGTGCCCTGCTGCTGCTAATATCTCTGTCCATTAGCACTGTGGACGCCGTGTTCAACACACTGATGATTCTACGGCTGTCCTTCTGCACAGACCTGGAGATCCCCAACTTCTTCTGTGAACTTCCTCAGATCATCAGCCTGGCCTGTTCTGACACTCTCATTGATGACAACCTGATATACGTTGAAACTTGCATATTTGGTGGCTTTCCTCTTTCCGGGATCATTTTCTCTTATGTTAACATTGTGTCCTCTGTCTTGAGGATGCCATCATCAGGAGGAAAACACAAAGCCTtttccacctgtgggtctcacctgtCAGTAGTCTCCTTGTTCTATGGGACAGCTTTTGGGGTGTACATTAGCTCTGTAGTGACTGACTCCCCCAGGAAGACTGCAGTGGCTTCTGTGATGTACACTGTGGTCCCTTCGATGCTGAACCCTTTTATCTACAGTCTGAGGAACAGGGACATGAAAGAGGCCTTGAGGAAGCTCATCAGTAGAGTAGCTTCTCTTTTGTGA